CTACATAGTCCGGACTCCAGCCTGAATGGCGAATAAAACGACCGCAGTACCAGGATAGTCTTGGTATTGCAAAGCAGTCGATGTGGGCGCTATGGTGAATCGCTGTCAATATTTCTGAGCGCAGGGCAGGGGTTAAGCGTTCATCGGCGTCCAAAGATAAAACCCACTCGCCAGTTGCTAGATCTAGGGCGCGGTTCTTTTGGGGCCCAAAACCAGGCCAATCTGAGGGCTGGGAAATGGTAGCCTCATAGTTTTTGGCTATTTCCAGGGTGCGATCAGAGCTATTCGTATCGACTACCACTATCTGTTGGGCAATACCTTCCAAGGAGGTCAGACAATCGTCCAAATTGGCCTCTTCATTGCGGGTGATGAGTATGACTGATAAGGCGGGCATAATTCATTATATGAATGCTCAAGACCGAATTGCCCTAAATCGCTTAATTACCTATCTTAGGCCCCATATTGGCTTGATTATTGGGTCGCTTTTAGCCATGGCATTAGTTGCTGGCACCGAAACCTCGATTCCAGCTCTCCTGAAGCCATTATTGGATCGCGGATTTACGGAGCAACTCAATAGCAAGCTGTGGCAAGTGCCCGTCTTTTTGGTGGGTTTGGCATTGGTCCGTAGTTTGGCCCAGTTTTTATCGAACTACCTGCTGACGAGGGTGATCAATTCCGTACTGCTAAAGCTACGTGAGCAAATGTTTCAAACGCTCTTGCACGCTAGCACAACCTTTTTTCAAAAGAATTCTGCATCCAATTTGATTAATGCAGTTGTCTTTGAGGTCAACAATGTCCTCTCGATCATGGGTGGAATGTTAATTAGCTTGGTAAGAGATTCACTAACAGTTGTTGGGCTAATTGGTTACTTAATTTACCTTAACTGGC
The nucleotide sequence above comes from Polynucleobacter necessarius. Encoded proteins:
- a CDS encoding glycosyltransferase family 2 protein; translated protein: MPALSVILITRNEEANLDDCLTSLEGIAQQIVVVDTNSSDRTLEIAKNYEATISQPSDWPGFGPQKNRALDLATGEWVLSLDADERLTPALRSEILTAIHHSAHIDCFAIPRLSWYCGRFIRHSGWSPDYVDRLFKRGSARFSDDLVHERLIPNAKVAKLENPLLHYSFMNYSQVLQKLDRYSNASAEQAFAKGKSSGPIKAVLHGVWAFFRTYILRAGFLDGPQGFALAISNGQGTYYRYIKLWHLRSGSG